A single genomic interval of Heterodontus francisci isolate sHetFra1 chromosome 45, sHetFra1.hap1, whole genome shotgun sequence harbors:
- the LOC137356509 gene encoding histone H1-like, protein MTDTAGAETAPPAPAAQVKTAKKKKAAPRNKSAGPTLSEQILKIVADCTDRKGTSLPAIKKALGRSGVDVGKFRTQIKQSIRRNVNKGSLVQSSGTGASGSFRIPKQGTKGNVGKKVKSGAGKKPLVKKTAGKKVTAKKSAAKKLPVKKLAAKKSAAKKAAGKKVTSKKAATPKKSPAKKAALPKKSPVKKAKKPKSATGGKVLKKVQSSRGKTKPKTAKAQKAAPGKK, encoded by the coding sequence atgaccgatacagcaggcgccgaaacggctcctccagctcccgccgctcaagtcaagactgccaagaagaagaaagcggctccccggaacaagtcAGCCGGTCCCACGTTGAGCGAGCAGATCCTCAAGATTGTAGCGGATTGCACCGATCGCAAGGGGACCTCACtgcccgccataaagaaggctctgggtcggAGCGGTGTGGACGTGGGGAAGTTCAGGacccaaatcaagcaaagtatcaggaggaatgtgaacaaaggctccctggtgcagagcagcggtacgggcgcctccggctccttcagaaTCCCTAAGCAGGGAACCAAGGGAAATGTGGGAAAGAAAGTGAAGTCAGGAGCAGGCAAAAAACCTTTAGTGAAGAAGACAGCTGGCAAGAAAGTGACAGcaaagaaatcagcagccaagaaattaccagtcaagaaactagcagccaagaaATCGGCAGCAAAGAaagcagcaggcaagaaagtgaCCAGCAAGAAGGCGGCAACGCCAAAGAAATCTCCagcgaagaaagcagcgcttccgaAAAAGTCTCCTGTGAAGAAGGCCAAAAAACCCAAGAGTGCCACGGGCGGAAAGGTGCTCAAGAAAGTTCAATCATCAAGGGGCAAGACCAAGCCGAAAacagcaaaggctcagaaagcagcccctggaaagaagtga